From Vidua macroura isolate BioBank_ID:100142 chromosome 5, ASM2450914v1, whole genome shotgun sequence, the proteins below share one genomic window:
- the LOC128807259 gene encoding tyrosine 3-monooxygenase-like — MKNDLVGMSGPKEEANTEKEMCGMQSLNSQGSLDSNREDDRASLVLTLTLYNVRKIELSKAAEVFEMFEIQIYHFETRRAKKPKNSVDDLDIFVECEVHSADVSILITSLKRVAKDVKTSREDKVPWFPRKIQDLDNCHHLITKYDPNLDHGHPGYSDLEYNKRRAFFADLAFNYRAGDPLPHIEYTAQETATWREVYRKLRSLYPTHACTQYLDAFQQLEKHCGYREDNIPQLQDVSRYLKERTGFQLRPAAGQLSARDFLASLAFRVFQCTQYTRHFSSPMHSPEPDCCHELLGHVPMLADRDFAQFSQDIGLASLGSSEEEIEKLATLYWFTVEFGLCKQNGLIKAYGAGLLSSYGELMYSLSNKPEYKPFDPEVTAVHPYQDQAFQPVYFIAENLEDAKVKFQNYAMKIKKPFALHYDPFTSSIEILNTPQKVKRALHQIKEELENFCLALENLS, encoded by the exons ATGAAGAATGATTTGGTGGGGATGTCAGGCCCAAAAGAAGAGGCCAACACGGAGAAGGAGATGTGTGGCATGCAGTCATTGaacagccagggcagcctggaCTCCAACAGGGAGGATGACAGAGCATCTCTCGTCCTGACCCTCACACTCTACAATGTGAGGAAGATTGAGCTCTCTAAGGCAGCCGAAGTCTTTGAG ATGTTTGAAATTCAAATCTATCACTTTGAAACCCGTCGAGCCAAAAAGCCCAAGAACTCTGTGGATGATCTTGACATTTTTGTTGAATGTGAAGTTCACAGTGCTGATGTTAGTATCCTTATCACCTCCTTAAAGAGAGTAGCAAAGGATGTGAAAACCAGCAGAGAAGACAAAG TGCCCTGGTTCCCCAGAAAAATCCAAGATCTGGATAATTGTCACCATCTGATCACTAAATATGACCCTAATTTGGACCATGGTCACCCT GGATACTCTGACCTGGAGTACAACAAACGGAGGGCATTCTTTGCCGACCTGGCCTTTAATTACAGAGC AGGAGACCCTTTACCTCACATTGAGTACACAGCGCAGGAAACAGCAACCTG GAGAGAAGTCTACAGGAAGCTGAGGAGCCTTTACCCTACTCATGCCTGTACCCAGTACCTGGATGCTTTCCAGCAGCTCGAGAAGCACTGCGGCTACCGAGAGGATAACATCCCTCAGCTTCAGGATGTCTCCAGATATTTAAAAG agaGAACAGGTTTCCAGCTGAGAccagctgcaggacagctgTCTGCTCGTGACTTCCTTGCCAGCCTGGCATTTCGTGTCTTTCAGTGCACACAGTATACAAGGCATTTCTCTTCTCCTATGCATTCCCCAGAACC AGACTGCTGCCATGAGTTGTTGGGTCATGTTCCCATGCTGGCTGACAGGGATTTTGCCCAGTTCTCACAG GATATTGGACTGGCTTCTCTTGGATCATCTGAAGAGGAGATTGAGAAACTGGCCACA CTTTACTGGTTCACTGTGGAGTTTGGCCTCTGCAAGCAAAATGGATTGATCAAAGCTTACGGGGCAGGACTGCTTTCATCTTATGGGGAGCTGATG TATTCTTTGTCAAACAAGCCAGAGTACAAGCCTTTTGATCCAGAAGTGACTGCAGTTCACCCCTACCAGGATCAAGCCTTCCAGCCTGTCTATTTCATAGCAGAAAATCTGGAAGATGCCAAGGTCAAGTTTCA GAACTATGCAATGAAGATCAAGAAGCCTTTTGCTCTGCACTATGACCCCTTCACCAGCAGCATAGAGATTTTGAACACACCACAGAAAGTCAAGAGGGCACTCCACCAGATAAAAGAGGAACTGGAAAACTTCTGCTTGGCCCTTGAAAACCTCTCTTAA